One window of the Rosa rugosa chromosome 3, drRosRugo1.1, whole genome shotgun sequence genome contains the following:
- the LOC133736272 gene encoding DNA mismatch repair protein PMS1 isoform X2: MEATTPPSDSPSIKPINKSVVHRICAGQVILDLSAAVKELVENSLDAGATTIEIALKDYGKEWFQVIDNGCGISPNNFKVLALKHHTSKLAGFPDLQSLTTFGFRGEALSSLCALGNLTVETRTKYEQVATHLTFDHSGVLVTEKKTARQVGTTVTVKNLFVNLPVRCKEFSRNIRKEYGKLVSLLNAYALIAKGVRLVCTNAIGRNAKSVVLKTQGSGSLKDNIVTLFGMSTFSCLEPVSISVSDSCKVDGFLSKSGQGSGRNMGDRQFFFVNGRPVDMPKITKLVNELYRGANSQQHPIAILNFTVPTRACDVNVTPDKRKVFFSDESSILVALREGLQQIYSTSNARYSVNKVEEPAKEAGRSQLCSPHQRSHKQLARDDDDDDVPEEVRPADKAEEATKEGGRSELCFPGQRSHMFLRQSSIDSVPKEVSPEDHTPEGDAPLKAAETDSETNHDEEGFSHENSMGKDFALRVHSIKKVHGTSQLTKNLSSMKADRIAANGDSCSHSSSVQASINQFVTVTKRKHDSISTVLSEMPVLRNQSLHCQSKNDSLNGVSKPPLSHQQINDSTEVDNSAEAGENEPSKYFRVDRILNKIRVPVSPGGKIEGEGHGEGLQAQQKAVPVADMAPTASPSRDISLSEDLPAASPSSCILSNTPKPSSGLMMCSTLRFSFQDLKTRRQQIYSRLQSSIPGVKAQRCYTAATLELSQPENEERKARALAAATTELERLFRKEDFGRMKVIGQFNLGFIIGKLDQDLFIVDQHAADEKYNFERLSQSTILNQQPLLRPLRLELSPEEEVVASMHMDVIRKNGFSLEEDLHAPPGHHFKLKAVPFSKNITFGVEGYTNVKSPHALSADSKLLFV; encoded by the exons atggAGGCGACTACTCCTCCGTCCGATTCTCCATCTATAAAACCCATAAACAAGTCAGTGGTCCACAGAATCTGCGCCGGCCAAGTGATCCTCGACCTCTCGGCCGCCGTCAAAGAATTGGTCGAGAACAGCCTCGACGCCGGCGCCACCACCATCGAGATCGCGCTCAAAGACTACGGCAAAGAGTGGTTCCAGGTCATCGATAACGGCTGCGGCATTTCGCCCAACAACTTCAAGGTCCTTGCCCTCAAGCACCACACTTCCAAACTCGCCGGGTTCCCTGACCTCCAGTCTCTGACGACGTTCGGCTTCCGCGGCGAGGCCTTGAGCTCTCTGTGTGCTTTGGGGAATTTAACGGTGGAAACCAGGACAAAATACGAGCAGGTCGCCACGCACTTGACTTTTGACCATTCCGGTGTGTTGGTAACGGAAAAGAAGACGGCGCGGCAGGTCGGCACCACCGTAACGGTCAAGAATCTGTTTGTGAATTTACCGGTGAGGTGCAAGGAGTTCAGTCGCAACATTCGGAAGGAGTATGGGAAGCTGGTTTCTCTATTGAAT GCCTATGCTCTTATTGCGAAAGGGGTTCGGTTAGTCTGCACGAATGCCATAGGTAGAAATGCAAAGTCTGTGGTGCTTAAAACGCAAGGAAGTGGTTCACTTAAGGATAATATTGTGACATTGTTTGGGATGAGCACTTTCAGTTGTTTAGAGCCTGTGAGTATATCTGTATCTGATAGTTGCAAGGTTGATGGTTTCCTTTCCAAGTCGGGACAAGGTAGTGGTCGGAACATGGGAGATAGGCAGTTCTTTTTCGTGAATGGTCGACCTGTGGATATGCCTAAAATTACAAAGCTTGTGAATGAGTTGTATAGAGGGGCAAACTCCCAGCAGCATCCTATTGCCATATTGAATTTCACTGTTCCGACAAGAGCGTGTGATGTCAATGTTACTCCTGATAAAAGGAAAGTGTTCTTTTCTGATGAGAGCTCCATACTTGTTGCCTTAAGGGAGGGTCTGCAGCAGATATATTCCACTAGTAATGCTCGTTACTCTGTTAATAAAGTGGAGGAGCCTGCCAAAGAAGCAGGCAGGTCTCAGTTGTGTTCACCTCATCAAAGGTCTCATAAACAATTAGCtagggatgatgatgatgatgatgttccTGAAGAAGTTCGTCCGGCTGATAAAGCTGAGGAGGCTACAAAAGAAGGAGGCAGGTCTGAATTGTGTTTTCCTGGTCAGAGGTCTCATATGTTTCTGAGACAATCCTCTATAGATTCTGTACCTAAAGAAGTTAGTCCTGAGGATCACACTCCAGAAGGCGATGCTCCTCTGAAAGCTGCGGAAACTGATTCTGAAACTAATCATGATGAGGAAGGGTTTAGCCATGAAAATTCAATGGGGAAGGATTTTGCTTTAAGAGTACACAGCATTAAGAAGGTCCATGGAACTAGTCAATTGACAAAGAATCTCAGTAGTATGAAAGCTGATCGAATTGCAGCAAATGGAGATTCATGTAGTCATTCAAGCTCTGTTCAAGCATCAATTAACCAGTTTGTAACTGTAACTAAAAGAAAACATGATAGTATTAGCACAGTCCTGTCTGAAATGCCTGTCCTAAGGAACCAAAGTCTTCATTGTCAATCCAAGAATGATTCACTTAATGGTGTTTCAAAACCCCCACTTAGTCATCAGCAGATCAATGATTCTACTGAAGTTGATAATTCTGCTGAAGCTGGTGAGAATGAGCCATCCAAATATTTTAGAGTAGATAGGATCCTCAACAAAATTAGAGTTCCAGTTTCTCCTGGAGGCAAGATTGAGGGTGAAGGACATGGAGAA GGTTTACAAGCTCAACAGAAAGCAGTGCCTGTTGCTGATATGGCACCAACTGCTTCACCCAGCAGGGATATAAGTCTGTCTGAAGATCTGCCAGCTGCATCACCTTCTTCTTGTATATTGTCGAATACTCCAAAGCCTTCTTCTGGTCTTATGATGTGTTCGACCTTGAGATTTAGTTTCCAGGACCTAAAGACAAGGAGGCAGCAAATATATTCTAGATTGCAATCAAGCATACCTGGAGTAAAAGCACAAAG GTGCTATACTGCTGCAACATTGGAGCTTTCTCAACCAGAAAATGAGGAGCGGAAAGCAAGGGCCTTAGCTGCAGCTACCACGGAGTTGGAAAGacttttcagaaaagaagatTTTGGTAGAATGAAG GTGATTGGGCAATTCAATCTTGGCTTCATTATTGGGAAATTAGATCAAGATTTATTTATCGTAGATCAG CATGCAGCTGATGAGAAGTACAATTTTGAGCGCCTGTCACAATCTACCATCTTAAACCAACAGCCTTTGCTTAG GCCATTGAGGTTGGAGTTATCTCCTGAAGAAGAAGTTGTTGCTTCAATGCACATGGACGTAATCAG GAAAAATGGATTTTCTTTGGAAGAGGATCTACATGCTCCGCCTGGTCACCATTTTAAATTGAAAGCTGTTCCCTTCAGTAAAAACATAACTTTTGGAGTTGAAG GTTATACTAATGTAAAAAGTCCACATGCTCTTTCCGC